DNA from Quercus lobata isolate SW786 chromosome 1, ValleyOak3.0 Primary Assembly, whole genome shotgun sequence:
tctcttctcccttttttctctctacttttcgtctcttattcttttttctttcttttttctgtccGATCCCCCCCTTTTCATGTTCTTCCTTCagtttatatatctccctttgcgctccatcctcgccgcacacgtgtaggttgggttcggaggatttctttctgtcccatctggtacctcctggaacttcctataggcagctgtaaggctgcttccccactgttcaggtatcacctccacattaatgcggccagagagttggttgagaggtcattaatgcggaggtagctgtagcttcagatatttgtttgccttatctctttcatctttagtcagctactctaccctttgagatgactgaattctgagatctgatcgcaatGAGACCATGTCCTGATCGttctcggacgcgatcgtcctcggacgcgttctgccgaggaccatggtgtcctcggatgggtatatggcctccgatgggccactggcccaacaatcctgaactcATTCTGAATCCTATAGGCCTATTagtcgaacgatccccacaatcAAATTCATCCAAAATTAGAGAAAAGTGTAATGAGAGTCTATTCCTCACACGCATCTCTAGTCTCCATTTCTCTCTTAAACATATGGACATGAGAACTTTATGTCTAATGCAAAGGCAAAAACTTATGTAATAACATATCCAACATATTTGCCCAAGGCATTGGGATTTGAATCAATTTTGTTTGGATATTGAACCCACATGTTAATGACATTTATTACTTATCATACTTCTAcataaaagaagagagatttaAAGTGATGGCAAATACAAATTCTCGTGTAATCAACCTATTGTGTATGCAATAAAAGACAATTAGacaaagattataaaaaaaaaaaatacaattagaAAAAAGCTAATATACAACTCAAAGTATTGTAGCTCAAGAGTATTGTGCAGTCACTACAAGAAAAAGGGCTATTGTGGCGGTCCAGAACCACCGCTAAAGCCCCAAAAACCGCTGCTAAAGGTAGATTCGACCTATAGCGGCGGGTGCTATTGCGGCAGGTCGTCCTGTCAGTGCTGCAGTGCCGTTATAGGTTGATTGCTGCGGTCACGAAAAGCGCCGCTATAGATGTACCTTTTAGCGGCGGGTGAAGGTTTATTGTGGCGGGCATAAAACCGTCGCAATATGTCTTCAGAATTCGTGGGACTAACTTTTAGCGGCGGGCAAAGAGCGCCGCTATAGACAATTGATCAAAACACCTAAATGTACTTTTAGCGGCAGGCGATAAGCGCTACTATAGGTATTTATTTAAAACGTAAAATGTGAACCTTTAGCGGCGCTTTTTGACCGccgctataggtttttttttttttttttttttttttttttttttttcctaatgggTTTTAAAACTGCTACTTGCTAGTAAATAAATGGTTCACAAACCTGTTACAAAAGACCTGTAATAGTTTTAGCTCTACTAACACAATACCACAAATGTAATTAATTAACAACACCACAAATGTCTTGAAACTAATGTAAtattaacatagaaatatattatcaaatacataacaTTGTCTATAACCACCAtcttaaaattaacaaaaaaaagatgtgttcatttgaataaaataaccGCTGAAATTAATCTAATACTATAATCAAAATTCTAAAGTgtgaaataaaattctaaaacgTTCTCAAAACAACATATCTTATATTGTTTTTAAagattatgaaataaaattcattttaacaAAAGGGAAATCCCTTGTGTAATTTGTAGCATATCCATGTCAAACTTGTAAGTTTACCCTCAACCTTTAGTCATGTAGAAAGCATCCTTACATAACAAGGTGCTTTGAGTTCCATATAATTCAAGCATAAGTTggccaacaattttttttttgataagtaacgaaaattttattaaaaaaaacaaaactaagtACAGCGGTGGTGTACTCAGGGAGAAAGGCCAACAATTATGATGGAAGACAGAAGCCAAGACAGGTCTACATAATCTTACCTTGATATctaattatgaaattaaatgcaaaatatcACAGAAGACAGTAATAatctaaaacttttgaaatgtCCCTGAGCACTTGGGCAACACACAActgtgatttaaaattttggatacaTAAAAACTGTTAATTTCTTTTACGCAGAAGAAAACAAATTGCAAGGCAGACAAACTTGCCAATACTATTTTCCAACTAGTATAGCGTAAATATATAAAGTCCTAAGATATTCATCTTGAAAGACATATAGTCCCACATTACTAATCaagcaaagaaaaaattttaggacTAAGTAATAGCTAAGGTTTCTGCACCAAGTCATGGTTATAAGTAACTTAACCAAAGTCTAGTTTTTCCCAATGGAGAACCAAATCTAACAATCTACATGAAAACTTATACTTACGCAAAGTAGGATCCTCTCTCTGAAAATGATTCAAAGCCTTTGaaaactatcaaaaaagaaaacaagaagatTGTCATGTAACATTGGACACTAACAAATACAACATGCACACATATAGGCACACTTAAACAAACCACTCACTTGTCCTCCTGAATCTTTTGAAACTGGTTGAACAGCTAAAGACATCATTGGCTTAGGGACATTCATAGAAGTCATTGTGGATTTAACTGACCCATCAGTAAATGTATATCCTAATCACACAAAAAATGCATAAGttgagaaaaatcagaaaagaaaaagaaaaaagcaactagaaaaaaaaagtcataatcATCAGGTTTCAAAGCCTCATGCCCTCATCTCAAATATTAGCAGTCTAAGTAATTATACCCATTCTGAAAaccattattattttcatacatttCAAGTCGGGGAAGGGAGACTCGAACCCTAGACATCTCAGTTGCAAACTATAGGGAATGTCATTTTACTTAGAGGTCATGGGCTTGAATGtccattttgatatttttctctcacttttagAAACTTCAACTTGCACTAGCTCCTCACTTCTCACTTCGACCCCCATTCTATTCAGACAATTATGGAAAACAACACAGAAACATAAATTATTGTGTACACAAGTGCAAAGGGATAAGTGGGACTTGATGCACAATCCACACCAAATACAGCAACTATTTGCCCAGCATGTGCCTCTTGAATATCCTGtagatataaaaaagaaaatcaacaacACAAACccaagaaggaagaagaaaaagagtaaattaGTTTGGATAGAAAACATATGACTTGAAACCCCAATCTATTAATTTAacacaaatattattttgttctgAAAGATTAGAGTGCAACCTACCCCAACTTCACCCCTACCCCTTTACCACCTAAGCCACAGCATGGGGACAGGTAGAAGACATTGTAGAGATAGTTGGTtcgcaaaatttgatttcatgtataaaaaaaatctcaatcatATCATTAGAATTAATTACTAAGATGAATGTCAAAGCAAAACTAACCTCCATCTCATCAGAATGCATCCAAACCAAGCGAGGAATCTGTACTAGGAAGATAATATATCCTTaactattaaatttaatttagaaattCAATCAGTATCAAAGCGCTGATAGCATGATAAAATGGGCATGCCGGaaaattcattaacaaaatataactatttttcaaaatttaatggATGTAATTGTCCAGATTATATCATTCATAAAAGCACAAGTGCATAACACACATACAACATGTCTTACCATATTGAACCA
Protein-coding regions in this window:
- the LOC115949966 gene encoding elongation factor G-1, mitochondrial-like, whose product is MYNFHNWSTPLLDGVLSYLPCPTEVSSYALGQSKNEEKVTLSGSPDGPLMVLAFKLEEGCFGQLTYLRYACLGGYIIFLVQIPRLVWMHSDEMEDIQEAHAGQIVAVFGVDCASRYTFTDGSVKSTMTSMNVPKPMMSLAVQPVSKDSGGQFSKALNHFQREDPTLRKYKFSCRLLDLVLHWEKLDFG